Part of the Chloracidobacterium thermophilum B genome is shown below.
TCTGGCGAAGGTTCACCGGGAATACCGTGGACGCGGGCTGTTTGCCCGCAGCTCGACCAACGCCGAAGACCTGCCCGACTTCAGCGGCGCCGGGCTGTACACCACTGTGCCCAACATCATTGGCGACGAGGCGTTGATCACGGCCATCAAGACCGTCTGGGCTTCAATCTGGAACTTCGAGGCGTTTGAAGCCCGTGAAGCGGCGCGCATTGACCATCTGGCCGTCTATCCGGCGGTGCTCATCCAGGAAGGCATCAACGCCGACAGCGCCGGCGTGCTTGTCACGACCAATCCCTTTGACCGGCGCGACGCCGAGGGTATCTACATCAACGCCAAACGGGGTCTGGGACTGCGGGTTGTTGAAGGCCGGCGCATCCCGGAGCAGATCATCTACCGTCCCCAAAGCGATGCAGCCCTTGTTCTCACCCGGGCGGATGACGAAACGATATTGACCTTTGACGTAAAAGGCGGCGTCAGGGAAGTGGCCGGCGTTCCCGACCAACCGGTACTCACCGCCGACCTGATCCGCCGGCTGGGGCAGGCGGCGCTGGCCATTGAGCGCCTCTTTGGCGGCCGGAAGCAGGACATTGAGTGGCTGACCTACCGTGGGCAGCTCTACATCGTGCAGTCACGCCCGTTCATTGACCGCAACTGGCCAGCGGGGGCGGTACGCTGACGGCGGCAGCACGCGCGCGCGGCCCAGACGGCAGGCTTCGATGCGCCGGCGCAGCGTGGCGGGCGCCAGAACCTCGACTTCCGGGAGCCAGCTCAGAATGAACCGCTCCAGACCGCGCCCCCGCGCCACGGTCATTTCGATGTCAACCGTCTCCGGCCGGCCGCGGGTGGCCGGTGTGTAACTCACGATCCGTTGCGTGACGTGATGCTGGCGCTCCAGAAACACCTGGGATGTGACGCCGAAAAACCGCAACCGGACCCGGAGCGGCTCCCCGAAAAAACCGTTGAAGTGGTATCGCTCCAGGTAGCTCTGCACGCTGGTGAAATCCGGCGGCAGGGTGAACCGCTCCTCAAGCAGCGTGACCTGCCGCATGTGGTCAACGGCCAGGGTGACAATGCCGCGCCGGCGGCTGTCGTAACCAAAGGTCTTGAGCGTCCCGCCGTTGGGATCGAAATACAGCCCATACGGGTCATAGCGCCGGGTTTTCGGGTGTTGGCTGCCGAGCGAGACATATTCAACCTCGATCCGCCGTTTCCTGATGGCAGCGGTAAGCACCTGGTTCAGCGTCTCCACGTGGGGCGTGTAGTCCTTGGCCGGAATGAGTGCCGTACCGTAAACGGCGGCCAGCTCACCGAGATGCGCGGCCAGGGCGGGGGGCAAAGTGGCGCGGAGCTTTTCCAGCAGCGACCGTCCATCCTGACTCAACGGCCAGCGGGGCGAGGAGCCATCCATGAGCACCGCCTTTTGCGCCAACCACAGCGCTGCCACTTCCGCTGGCTTGAGCGCCGGCGGCCGGAAGGTGTAGCCATCAGCGAAACCGTAAAACACCTCCCGCCCCCGTTTCTCCTCGGTAATCCGGTAGTGAAACGAAAGCTCATCTACGAGCCGCTTGATGGTTTTCTTGTCACAGCCGAAGTGTTTGGCCAGTTCGGTCTTGGATTTGGAGCCGGAGGCCAGCAGCAGGGGCAGCTCGATGGCCAGGCGCGTCAGATTGCCGCGTTTGGAGTCCGCCTGCGGAGAAACCGGGAGCATGAACGGATTTCTTCACTCCTCGCATCAGGCTGGAAGTTTTTGTCACACAGCGCCACACCTGACGGGCGTGGCCCTTGCGTACGCCCAACCGTTGCGGCTGATGCTTTGAACCTGTGGCGGACAGCTTAGGACGTTGCCCCGTTCTTGTCCACTGTCGTCCCTACCATATCGGACTGGCTGCTGTCGGCAGCCGAATCCAAACCCAGCGAGGTCAACGCTATGTCACTTTCACTTCAGCAACTCCAGCAGGCCGTCCGCACGGCGACGGCCCTGCGCTGCCGTCTTCGTCTCCAACCGGCTGGCGGCCCTGGCACCAAGGTCTTTCCCCCAACCTACGAAGGCGGACGCTACGCCCTCGAAGAACGCCGGATGCCGGGTTACGACCATCCGGTACGCTGCGTCCTGATGGATTCCGTGCAATCCCAGGCCAACCGCATGGAAGAGGCACTCCAGCAGGCCGTGGATGACGGCCGCCTTGCCCTTCCCCTGGTCGAAGTGGATTTCACGCCCTACTTCCCCGGCAATGGCCAGCCGGAAGACATGCGGCTTCTGGAACCCATCGGCAGGGTGTCGTCCCTGCAGGCCCCACACCGCATCGTGGATGCCATCCTGCGCGACAGCGTCGTGATTCAAGAACAGCGGAAACCGTTTCGTTCGTCCAACGTCAAGCAGGAATCCTCCTATGGACGCCAGCTTCGTGAAGCGGCAGCCCACCATGCCACGCCTTTGTTCGAGCTGTGCCCGACAGCGCTTCTGTTTGGCATGTGGGATTCCACCGGCCCCAAAGGTGGTCTCGGCGCCAAGTTTGAACGCGCCATGGTGAGCGAGATTGTGGGCATCAACGCCGTTCTGGGCGCGAAAACCAGCAGCCGGATTGACCCGCTGGGCATCCAGCTCAAGGCCGGGCCGCTGTACCGGACGCCGCCCACCGAACCGCTCGGATGGACGCTTGACCCTGGGAAAGCCGTCAAGGACAACAAGGGCAAGCCTGTCCTGCTCGGCGATACCGGACGCCCTTCAGAAGCCAATCACGGCAATGTCACGCGCCCGTCAACCTCAGGCAGCAGCCGCGCCGGAACCGGACGCCCTTCAGAAGCCAATCACGGCAATGTCACCCCAACCATCTCCGAACGTGACCGGCAGGGTGAATTCCTGGGCGGCGGCGTCACCATTGACTACGCCGAACAGAGCATCGTCCTGTCGCTGCCGGCCCTGCGCCGGCTCCGCTTCCCCATCAATGGCCGGAACAACCGCGCGGCCGATGAAGCGGCGTGGACCGTACTGGCGGCGCTGGGCCTCTGTGCGGCCATTCTGGCCGACGACGCCGGGCTGGATTTGCGTTCCCGCTGCCTGCTCTGGCCGCAGGAGCCGTTGAAGTGGGAACTGCTGGGCCGCCCCGGTGAAATTCAGTCAGACATCGTTCTCGATGCGGAAGCCGCGCTCCGGCTGTTCATGGAAGCCGTTGACGAAGCCCGGAAGTGTGGCCTTCCGTGGCGCACCACCCCGCTCCAGCTTCAGCCGGCACCGGAACTCGTCAAGCTCGTCGTCAAAAGCCAACAACTGGCGCAGAGCCAGGGAACCCAGGAGGAGTAACCGCCATGCTGACGTTGGCTTGGACCTACCTGACGGGCTACGCCCGCGCCACCGACCCGGCGCGGCGCGACGCCCCGGAGTGGCCGCCACATCCGGCGCGGGTGTGGCTGGCGCTGGCGGCCGCCTTTTTCGAGACCGGCGAGGACCCCGCCGAAGGTCATGCGCTGGAGTGGCTGCGCACGCTGCCTGACCCGCAGGTGTGGCTTCCTCTCCAGGCTGGCGGCCGCCGGCACGTTGTCACCGCCTACGTGCCGGTCAACGACAAGGCCGAAGGCACGGCCCTGCTGCAATCCGCCCCGCTGGCACGCAGCAAGCAGCCGCGCACATTTCCGGCGGTCTGGGTTGGCGACCGGCCATGCTTCCTGCACTGGCCGGAAGCCCCGGACAGCGACCGCTACCGACCGGCGCTGACGCAGCTCTGCGCCAGGGTGACGCGCCTCGGACACTCGGCTTCACTGGTGCAGATGTGGGTCGCCGAAAGACTGCCCACACCGGAGGACAGCTTTGCTGGCTGGCTGCCGACGGAAGAGGCGGACAGCGGGTTGGCTGACCTGCACCTCCGCCGTATCTTCCAGGGACCTTCACTCGAACGCCTGCGGGAAACGTTTCAGGCTGGCCGGCGTCCGCTGGTCGGTCTGGCCGCCGGGTATCGTGCCGCCACCTTCACACCGCCGCCTATGACCAACACAACGGCTTTCGACCGCGACCTTCTGGTGTTGACACAAGTTGACGGCCCGGCACTGCCGGTCACCGCCAGCCTTCAGGTGATGCAGGCGCTCCGGGACACCCTGATGGCCCACTGCCCGCAGCCGCCGCCGGCATGGGTGAGCGGCCATGACGCCCAGGGCCAACCGCTGGCCGACAGGCGCGGACATCTGGCGCTGCTCCCTCTGCCTTTCGTGGGCTACGAATATGCTGATGGGCGGTTGCTCGGCGTGGCGCTGGCGTTCCCCACGGAGATTGACCGCCGCGAGCGCGGCCGCGTCATCAGGCCGCTCTTTGTCAACCAGCAGGGCAAGCCGGCGGATGTCAGTCTCCGGCTCGGCCGGCTGGGCGTCTGGGTGCTGCGCAAGCGTGCCTGGGACGACACCCGCCTCACGCTCCAGCCTGAAACCTGGACGGCCTTTCCCCGTGGAGCCAAACGCTGGGCCAGCGTGACGCCGGTCGTGCTCGACCGCTTCCCCAAAGCCAACCGCCTGACCGAGCGCGCCAACTGGGAATACGAAGTCGGCTCCATTCTCTTTGAGGCCTGCCAGTACGCCGGGCTGCCGGAGCCGGTTGAAATTGACTTCGGCACAACGGCCTGGACTCCGGGTGCTCCCCGCGCCATTGCCAAAGAGCGTCCCGTGCGCGGCGCTTCCCCGCCGGCGCAGGCCAGGCTGGGCGACGGATTTCCCCCCTACCTGCTCAAAGGCGCACGCGCTGCAAAGCCACAGGTTCATGTCTTCTTGCGTTTTGCCGAGCCGGTCGTTGGCCCGGTTCTGCTCGGCGCTGGCCGCTTTCTCGGCTACGGCCTGTTCAAACCCCTCGATTTTTTTGTTCCCAAACGGAGCTAGCCCATGACGCAGGTTGGTATTGGCGACTTTGACGCTTTTTTCCGCGAAGCTCACGACTGTGATCCCTACCCGTGGCAGCGGCGACTGGCGGCCGCAGCCGTGGCTGGAGACTGGCCGCCAGTGCTCGATCTGCCCACCGGCAGCGGCAAAACGGCCGTCATTGACATTGCCGTGTTCGCTCTCGCCTGTCAGGCGGCGCTGGAACCGCCGGCGCGCACGGCCGCGCGCCGGGTGTTTTTTTGCGTCAACCGGCGCGTCATTGTGGATGCCACTTACGAGCGGGCCCTGCGCCTGGCCGGGAGACTGCTGGAAGCGGAAGCTTCCCCGACCCGGTGGCCGACGCTGCACAAGGTTGCGGCGGCTTTGCGGCAGCTTTCAACCCTCCGCCCGGAAAGCGCGCCACCGCTCGATGTGCTGGAACTGCGCGGCGGTCTGTACCGCGACAATCGCTGGGCCCGGTCGGTGACGCAGCCAATGGTGGTCTGCACAACCATTGACCAGTTTGGCTCGCGGCTGCTCTTTCGCGGCTACGGTGTTTCGGCCCACGCGGCTCCGATTCACGCCAGTCTGGCCGCCTACGACAGCCTGGTGTTTCTCGATGAAGCCCACATCAGCGAACCTTTCCGGCAAACCCTGTGTGCCGTCCAGGACTACCTTGACCCGCAGCGGTGGGCAGAAGAAGCCATCGGTGTGTCCCCTTTTCGGCCCGTGGCCATGACGGCGACGCCGCCCAAAGCCGCCGGCCAGGCGGCCTTCCGGCTGGACCATACCGACCGGCGCACGCCACGCCTGGCTGCCGTTCTGGGTGCTGACAAACTGGTGCAGCTCAGGGTTGTCTCCGATCTTCCGAAAGACCTTGTTTTTGAAGCCAAGGCGATGGCGGAAACCGGTCAGTTGGCGGTTGGTATCATCGTCAACCGGGTGGCGACAGCCCGCGCCGTCCACCGGCTGCTCTGCGAAGCCTTTCCCGATGCCCCGGTGGAACTCGTCATCGGCCCGATGCGTCCGGTTGACCGCGATGCCCAGCAGCGGCGCTTGATGCCACGCATCGGCCCTGACCGGCCTGACCGGAGCGCGCAGCTCAGCTTTGTGGTGGCGACCCAGTGCCTTGAAGTCGGCGCCGACTATGACTTTGACGTGCTGCTGACGGAATGCGCCTCACTGGACGCGCTGCGGCAGCGGTTCGGACGGCTCAACCGCCGCGGCCGGCCCATTGCCGCCTCAGCCGTGGTGTTCATTGAAGTAAAGGCGCTCAATCCCAAAAAGCCCGATCCTGTCTATGGCGACGCCCTGCCCAAAACCTGGGAATGGCTTACCGAGTGGGGGCAATCCGACGACGTGAATTTTGGCATTGACGCTTTTGACGCTTACCTGAACGGCCAGGGGCTGCCCGTGGAATGTCTGGCGCCTGCCGCCCGGCGCGAACCTGCGGTGCTGCTGCCGGCGCATCTGGACTTGCTCTGCCAGACGAGTCCCCGGCCGGCGCTGGAACCCAACGTGGGACAGTTGCTGCACGGCCCGCAGCCCGGCGAACCGGACGTGCAGGTGTGCTGGCGGGCTGACCTCGATGCTTTTCCGCCGGATGACTGGAGTGAAGTCGTCAGCCTGCTGCCGCCGACGGCAACCGAGTGCATGACCGTACCGATGTCGGTAGTGCGCCGGTGGCTGACCGGTGCGGAGGAGACTGGCAAAGACGATGCGGCTGACCTTTTGGAGCTTGGCGGCGAAACAGCCGGGACGGATGCCAAACCGGAAGCTCCAGA
Proteins encoded:
- the cas3g gene encoding type I-G CRISPR-associated helicase/endonuclease Cas3g: MTQVGIGDFDAFFREAHDCDPYPWQRRLAAAAVAGDWPPVLDLPTGSGKTAVIDIAVFALACQAALEPPARTAARRVFFCVNRRVIVDATYERALRLAGRLLEAEASPTRWPTLHKVAAALRQLSTLRPESAPPLDVLELRGGLYRDNRWARSVTQPMVVCTTIDQFGSRLLFRGYGVSAHAAPIHASLAAYDSLVFLDEAHISEPFRQTLCAVQDYLDPQRWAEEAIGVSPFRPVAMTATPPKAAGQAAFRLDHTDRRTPRLAAVLGADKLVQLRVVSDLPKDLVFEAKAMAETGQLAVGIIVNRVATARAVHRLLCEAFPDAPVELVIGPMRPVDRDAQQRRLMPRIGPDRPDRSAQLSFVVATQCLEVGADYDFDVLLTECASLDALRQRFGRLNRRGRPIAASAVVFIEVKALNPKKPDPVYGDALPKTWEWLTEWGQSDDVNFGIDAFDAYLNGQGLPVECLAPAARREPAVLLPAHLDLLCQTSPRPALEPNVGQLLHGPQPGEPDVQVCWRADLDAFPPDDWSEVVSLLPPTATECMTVPMSVVRRWLTGAEETGKDDAADLLELGGETAGTDAKPEAPDGSAVKPERRGLLWRGLADNRLLTAVSDLRPGDTLVFPVAAGGWEVVGHLPVDASPDAAEAASVTARNRPVVRLHPHLFDREWPALQELFARLAEPETVFGVEDWREALRALADDLQTGAEDKLPQHWPADALRTALHQLADPKLGLLRTPYPDGRGYVLTTRKRLAGRADWSLPLMDEGEDERSWIASAEPVTLAAHSRHVRDEIQRTVRALPLNIREEVFLAAAEAHDWGKADERFQALLQRADRTETWLLGASPLGLLAKSDGLPLTPLERRQAHERAGLPAGFRHEMLSVQMMETLLGSVGVPPAKPGNAGILPAEPGNVGVPPAERESTGLLPAELDLILYLIGTHHGRGRPLAPVVVDLEAPDVALTAELLGQSYTVAVSHAWREKAPPHRLDSGIGARFWRMQRRFGWWGAAYLETILRLADHQASADEEAGLVS
- the csb2 gene encoding type I-G CRISPR-associated protein Csb2 — translated: MLTLAWTYLTGYARATDPARRDAPEWPPHPARVWLALAAAFFETGEDPAEGHALEWLRTLPDPQVWLPLQAGGRRHVVTAYVPVNDKAEGTALLQSAPLARSKQPRTFPAVWVGDRPCFLHWPEAPDSDRYRPALTQLCARVTRLGHSASLVQMWVAERLPTPEDSFAGWLPTEEADSGLADLHLRRIFQGPSLERLRETFQAGRRPLVGLAAGYRAATFTPPPMTNTTAFDRDLLVLTQVDGPALPVTASLQVMQALRDTLMAHCPQPPPAWVSGHDAQGQPLADRRGHLALLPLPFVGYEYADGRLLGVALAFPTEIDRRERGRVIRPLFVNQQGKPADVSLRLGRLGVWVLRKRAWDDTRLTLQPETWTAFPRGAKRWASVTPVVLDRFPKANRLTERANWEYEVGSILFEACQYAGLPEPVEIDFGTTAWTPGAPRAIAKERPVRGASPPAQARLGDGFPPYLLKGARAAKPQVHVFLRFAEPVVGPVLLGAGRFLGYGLFKPLDFFVPKRS
- a CDS encoding helix-turn-helix transcriptional regulator, whose translation is MLPVSPQADSKRGNLTRLAIELPLLLASGSKSKTELAKHFGCDKKTIKRLVDELSFHYRITEEKRGREVFYGFADGYTFRPPALKPAEVAALWLAQKAVLMDGSSPRWPLSQDGRSLLEKLRATLPPALAAHLGELAAVYGTALIPAKDYTPHVETLNQVLTAAIRKRRIEVEYVSLGSQHPKTRRYDPYGLYFDPNGGTLKTFGYDSRRRGIVTLAVDHMRQVTLLEERFTLPPDFTSVQSYLERYHFNGFFGEPLRVRLRFFGVTSQVFLERQHHVTQRIVSYTPATRGRPETVDIEMTVARGRGLERFILSWLPEVEVLAPATLRRRIEACRLGRARVLPPSAYRPRWPVAVNERA
- the cas7g gene encoding type I-G CRISPR-associated RAMP protein Csb1/Cas7g, translating into MSLSLQQLQQAVRTATALRCRLRLQPAGGPGTKVFPPTYEGGRYALEERRMPGYDHPVRCVLMDSVQSQANRMEEALQQAVDDGRLALPLVEVDFTPYFPGNGQPEDMRLLEPIGRVSSLQAPHRIVDAILRDSVVIQEQRKPFRSSNVKQESSYGRQLREAAAHHATPLFELCPTALLFGMWDSTGPKGGLGAKFERAMVSEIVGINAVLGAKTSSRIDPLGIQLKAGPLYRTPPTEPLGWTLDPGKAVKDNKGKPVLLGDTGRPSEANHGNVTRPSTSGSSRAGTGRPSEANHGNVTPTISERDRQGEFLGGGVTIDYAEQSIVLSLPALRRLRFPINGRNNRAADEAAWTVLAALGLCAAILADDAGLDLRSRCLLWPQEPLKWELLGRPGEIQSDIVLDAEAALRLFMEAVDEARKCGLPWRTTPLQLQPAPELVKLVVKSQQLAQSQGTQEE